A stretch of the Geovibrio thiophilus genome encodes the following:
- the mutL gene encoding DNA mismatch repair endonuclease MutL, whose product MMNEIIRLPESVSNKVAAGEVVEKPLNAVKELMENSADAGADSISVEIKEGGLSLIRITDNGRGILKEDLPAAVERFATSKIRDIEDIYSIHSYGFRGEALAAISSVSDFSIMSARNGEGNELRMRFGVPEPLRPAPSVQGTCVTVKDLFRNVPARLKFFGSPQGLEREIIKFVKQFAVFTDGVAVRVKSNSKEVFSAGRDESFLQKAKTALGVDDLAYGEKEYSGVSVRMAASLPTVQRYRRDAMIVAVNGRVVKDAAVVQAVVQAYHRLIPENRYPACAVEIKVRPEDVDVNVHPAKAVVKMLNSRDIFGMVHDCVRDTLDSQKNAPAEEESAVNVIPDWFGGEAHEPKEYFVAEARPSFDISSVMETVQEKPAYSNTYRDHPSIQKSVYEQRPFRIIGQAFDSLIICEMNGSVFFVDQHVAHERVLYEKFLNEKNVNIPSIVLFEPMVIEADTEEIKAAEENAEDLAAFGFGLETFGTDSIKIVRVPADILKRNIEKEIREMLSEMVECSKGRQEDSRILTMSCKCAVKAGDKLTFPEMDRIMADLLQTSNPHTCPHGRPITYSIDKETLFRKFNR is encoded by the coding sequence ATGATGAACGAAATCATCCGCCTTCCCGAAAGCGTTTCTAATAAGGTTGCGGCGGGCGAGGTGGTGGAAAAGCCGCTCAACGCCGTCAAGGAGCTGATGGAAAACTCAGCGGACGCTGGTGCGGACAGTATTTCGGTTGAGATCAAAGAGGGGGGGCTCTCCCTCATACGCATAACCGACAACGGGCGGGGAATCCTTAAGGAGGATCTGCCTGCCGCTGTTGAAAGGTTCGCCACCAGCAAAATAAGAGACATTGAAGACATCTACAGCATACATTCCTACGGTTTCAGAGGAGAGGCCCTTGCCGCCATTTCATCCGTAAGCGATTTCTCCATAATGAGCGCCAGAAACGGTGAGGGGAACGAACTCAGGATGAGGTTTGGCGTTCCCGAGCCTCTTCGCCCCGCTCCCTCAGTGCAGGGGACATGCGTCACAGTAAAAGACCTTTTCCGCAATGTTCCCGCAAGGCTCAAGTTTTTCGGCAGCCCGCAGGGGCTTGAGCGGGAAATAATCAAGTTTGTGAAACAGTTTGCCGTTTTTACGGACGGTGTCGCAGTCCGTGTGAAGAGCAATTCCAAGGAAGTGTTCTCCGCCGGACGTGACGAAAGCTTTCTTCAGAAGGCGAAGACCGCTCTCGGTGTTGATGATCTAGCCTACGGAGAGAAAGAATACAGCGGCGTTTCCGTTCGCATGGCAGCCAGTCTGCCCACAGTGCAGCGCTACAGAAGGGATGCGATGATAGTCGCCGTGAACGGTCGTGTGGTGAAGGACGCCGCCGTTGTTCAGGCGGTTGTTCAGGCTTACCACAGGCTTATTCCCGAAAACAGATACCCCGCCTGCGCAGTGGAGATAAAGGTTCGCCCCGAGGATGTGGACGTGAATGTGCATCCTGCCAAAGCTGTTGTTAAAATGCTTAATTCAAGGGATATTTTCGGTATGGTGCATGACTGCGTCCGTGATACTCTGGACAGTCAGAAAAATGCTCCGGCAGAAGAAGAATCCGCAGTGAACGTGATTCCTGACTGGTTCGGCGGCGAAGCGCATGAGCCGAAGGAATATTTCGTGGCAGAAGCCAGACCTTCCTTCGATATATCCTCAGTTATGGAAACCGTGCAGGAGAAGCCTGCTTACTCAAATACATACAGAGATCACCCGTCCATACAGAAATCTGTTTACGAGCAGCGCCCGTTCCGTATAATCGGTCAGGCTTTCGACTCACTTATAATCTGCGAGATGAACGGCAGCGTGTTTTTTGTGGATCAGCATGTGGCGCACGAGCGTGTGCTGTATGAGAAATTCCTCAATGAAAAGAACGTGAACATCCCGTCCATAGTGCTGTTTGAGCCCATGGTTATAGAGGCGGACACGGAAGAGATAAAAGCGGCGGAAGAGAACGCCGAGGATCTAGCCGCATTCGGCTTCGGGCTTGAAACGTTCGGCACGGACAGCATAAAAATTGTCCGTGTTCCGGCGGATATTCTCAAGCGTAACATAGAGAAAGAGATAAGGGAGATGCTCTCCGAGATGGTTGAATGCTCCAAGGGCAGGCAGGAGGATTCGAGGATTCTCACCATGTCGTGCAAATGTGCCGTGAAAGCGGGCGACAAGCTTACATTCCCCGAAATGGACAGGATAATGGCTGACCTGCTGCAAACCTCCAATCCGCACACATGCCCTCACGGCAGACCCATAACCTATTCTATTGACAAAGAAACCCTGTTCAGGAAATTTAACAGATGA
- the miaA gene encoding tRNA (adenosine(37)-N6)-dimethylallyltransferase MiaA produces the protein MIVPIITGATGTGKTALAIELALRHNAEIISADAYQVYRGMDIGTAKPSKEELAVVRHHLIDVLDPDQTYSAGDFFEHAEKIAADIISRGKLPIIAGGTGLYAETLIKGIFNAPERDDNFRTALEEDGGKHGFALLHERLKSIDPEFAASIPPSDKARIIRGLEINRLCKMNVREAQKAFHVNPKHKYSVFLITDERERMYARINERVVRMYEAGWTGEVEDLLLKGYNENMQSFKAIGYRETAALVKGEADFESVVSAVQQKTRNFAKRQVTWFGHMDGLTELRAGDEENASRLSAFIRDYWA, from the coding sequence ATGATTGTTCCCATAATAACGGGAGCCACAGGAACCGGAAAAACTGCTCTCGCCATTGAGCTTGCACTGCGTCACAACGCGGAAATAATCAGCGCCGATGCCTATCAGGTATACCGGGGCATGGATATAGGCACAGCCAAGCCATCCAAGGAAGAACTGGCTGTTGTAAGGCATCATCTCATAGATGTTCTTGACCCTGATCAGACCTACTCCGCGGGAGATTTCTTTGAGCATGCGGAGAAAATTGCCGCTGATATAATCTCAAGGGGCAAGCTGCCCATAATCGCCGGCGGAACAGGGCTTTATGCAGAGACACTGATAAAAGGAATTTTTAACGCTCCGGAGCGTGATGATAATTTCAGAACCGCTCTGGAGGAGGATGGGGGGAAACACGGATTCGCCCTTTTGCACGAGAGGCTTAAATCAATTGATCCTGAATTTGCCGCATCCATTCCGCCTTCCGATAAGGCAAGGATAATCCGCGGGCTTGAGATAAACCGGCTCTGTAAAATGAATGTACGTGAGGCGCAGAAGGCTTTTCACGTTAACCCCAAGCATAAATATTCCGTCTTTCTTATTACTGATGAAAGGGAACGCATGTATGCCCGTATAAATGAACGGGTTGTAAGGATGTATGAAGCGGGCTGGACAGGCGAGGTTGAAGATCTGCTTCTTAAGGGGTACAATGAAAATATGCAGTCCTTCAAGGCAATAGGCTACAGAGAGACTGCGGCGCTGGTAAAAGGCGAGGCGGATTTTGAGTCCGTTGTGTCTGCGGTTCAGCAGAAGACCCGCAATTTTGCCAAGCGTCAGGTTACATGGTTCGGGCATATGGACGGACTGACGGAACTCCGTGCCGGAGATGAGGAAAACGCGTCAAGGCTTTCCGCCTTCATACGTGATTATTGGGCTTGA
- the hfq gene encoding RNA chaperone Hfq: MMSKKVNIQDVFLNHIRKRRIAVTIYLVNGVKIEGLIKGFDNFVIILKDDSQKMIYKHAVSTIEPSEEIDEIEMA; this comes from the coding sequence ATTATGAGCAAAAAAGTCAATATTCAGGATGTCTTTCTTAACCATATAAGGAAAAGACGCATCGCTGTGACTATTTATTTGGTTAACGGAGTCAAGATCGAAGGACTTATAAAAGGGTTTGACAACTTTGTGATCATTTTGAAGGACGATTCTCAGAAAATGATATACAAACACGCAGTTTCCACCATCGAACCCTCTGAGGAAATCGACGAAATAGAAATGGCCTGA
- a CDS encoding DUF4416 family protein: MVFGGGFREPLKVAYFNAVLYNREHFPEPDTAIVSIFGQPLFKSPEFDFSHTEYYTPEMDRPQSKYFAGYGLIDSPERLAEFKIKAVELENSLMKDGRRFINVDPGYVALEKVVAASTKNFTHRIYIGGRIYADLQLQRRKNAYQPLPWTFQDYTFPQALELFEKVRNYLIAETSAAGLSE; the protein is encoded by the coding sequence ATGGTTTTCGGCGGCGGTTTCAGAGAACCTTTAAAGGTTGCTTACTTCAATGCGGTTCTGTATAACAGGGAACATTTTCCCGAGCCTGATACCGCCATCGTCAGCATCTTCGGGCAGCCCTTATTTAAGTCTCCGGAGTTTGATTTCAGCCATACGGAATACTACACTCCCGAAATGGACAGACCTCAGTCCAAATATTTTGCGGGGTACGGGCTTATAGATTCGCCTGAAAGACTGGCGGAGTTCAAGATTAAGGCTGTGGAGCTTGAGAACAGCCTTATGAAGGACGGAAGAAGGTTTATAAACGTAGATCCCGGTTATGTGGCGCTTGAAAAAGTTGTCGCCGCCAGCACAAAGAACTTTACCCACAGAATATACATAGGCGGACGCATATACGCCGACCTTCAGCTTCAGAGAAGGAAAAACGCCTACCAGCCTCTGCCGTGGACATTTCAGGACTATACTTTTCCGCAGGCGCTGGAGCTTTTTGAAAAAGTGAGAAACTACCTGATCGCGGAGACTTCCGCGGCGGGTTTATCTGAATAA
- a CDS encoding FtsB family cell division protein has product MKAGLIYFALIAGLVLYLFFGHNGVLKYRELVGLKNTYESQIMEMDSKIRSLQKELELIKKDKEYLELLIRKELNMRSPDEDIYIMGNETVHSNGDNRSN; this is encoded by the coding sequence ATGAAAGCAGGATTAATTTACTTTGCGCTCATAGCGGGACTTGTGCTTTACCTTTTTTTCGGTCACAACGGCGTGCTGAAATACAGGGAGCTCGTGGGGCTGAAAAATACTTATGAATCTCAGATAATGGAGATGGACTCCAAAATAAGGAGCCTTCAGAAAGAACTTGAGTTAATAAAAAAAGATAAGGAATATCTGGAGCTTCTCATAAGGAAAGAGCTGAATATGCGCTCGCCGGATGAGGACATCTATATAATGGGAAATGAAACAGTTCACAGTAACGGAGATAACCGAAGCAATTAA